The sequence below is a genomic window from Halosegnis marinus.
CATTGCCCCCCGCAATCGTGATCGAACACGTTCGTCAAGCGGGTCGAGGATGTCCTCCTCGCGATTAGCGATCAGGATCAGTGTGAGCTCCGGAATCGCCCATAGTTCGCGAAGGAGATCCTTATCGGCAAGTTGATCGACCTCATCGAGAATCACAACATACGGCTCTGCAAGCTCCTCCAGCTGGCGCAACATCTCATCCTGTGGGGTGTTCCGACGGATCTGGTGGGTTGGACCGATTCCGTCGAGCAAGTCGAGGAGCACACGGAAGCGCTTCGAGTGGTTCCAACAGTCGATATACTGTGTTTGTACCCCGAGCGCTTGTTCCTCCAGCTTCGCTGTGGTGAAGCGTGCAAGGCATGTCTTCCCTGCGCCCGAGGGTCCTTCGATGAGTGTGTCTTGGGGGACGTCTCCCTCAACGACTGGTTCGAGGGCGTTCCGGAGGCGGTTTTTCTCCGCGTTCCGGTGGACAACGTCCCCGGGAACCCAGTCCGCATCGAGCACACGGGCGTTGTGAAGCATCTGTTATCGAAGGGAGATATGCTGTGAGGGCATAAGCGGCAGGGGCGGGCTTCCGGGTTTCCGGGTTTGGGAGAGTCGACTGCTCATAGGCGATTTCGATAGGGTATCTTTCACTGTGTCTATGTCCTGATCACTCCTGACTGGGTGAGAACCCGGTGGTCACGATGTCGGATACTCCCACACAAACAGAGGAATCGAGAAATCAAAATACTGCTTGAGCACCGCCTGAACGTCATTTTCTGTTCGACCAAGTGTGGGGAAATTGACGTATGAGGGGATCAATAGCACACCTGCATCAGCGCTTCTGCCCATCGAAAACACGTCCGGATCGCGATGAGCAATCTCCATTTTCATCAGGTGCCAATTTGCGCGCATCTGCTCGCCGCTTTCGTGCTCGACCACAACCC
It includes:
- a CDS encoding Cdc6/Cdc18 family protein, whose protein sequence is MLHNARVLDADWVPGDVVHRNAEKNRLRNALEPVVEGDVPQDTLIEGPSGAGKTCLARFTTAKLEEQALGVQTQYIDCWNHSKRFRVLLDLLDGIGPTHQIRRNTPQDEMLRQLEELAEPYVVILDEVDQLADKDLLRELWAIPELTLILIANREEDILDPLDERVRSRLRGAMRIHFDQYSHDELVAILEARAKAGLAPGAIDAPHLDHLADAAAGNARDAITFLRQAAQEAEWDSADTITEEHIRTAIPAARDTLRQRSLDKLTDDQRLLYDILLESGALMPKDIYERYTGRVTSPKSKRTVRKYLSKLEQYNLIRSEGEGPSRRYTPRRSRGE